From the Limanda limanda chromosome 7, fLimLim1.1, whole genome shotgun sequence genome, the window GTACTTTTATTTAACTACATTTCCTAAATTTAACTCTACTGTTTATTATTGGACCGGCTGCTGATTATTTATTCTTCCAcgactgtttttatttgttttcaatgtaaatgtttatgtttgtgtggtttttatttgtaaaactCTGTGTAGCAGTTAAAAAATTCTCAGGTACTTTATTCTAATAATGTATGTTCCAGTCTATGATACTTTATACACCACCacatttacttaaaatatatagTTACTTGTTACTCTAGATTAAGATTcagattttatataaaaaaatcaacatgATAAgcctaaattaaatgtattgttcTTGAATTGTTGGTTGAGGCTCCTCACAAAAAAACCTATTGTAGCTTCTTATCAAAGTGATGTTTCTGCTCTCTACTTCTGAGGGAGTTTCACTTAAACGGCTGTTTGAAGCCCCAAGAGGTCACATTTTACAATacataataagaaaaatagagAAAGTAGAAAAGATCTATGTTACCgaattctatttttatttatttatgccaCATTAATCCTCTCTCAACTTTTCAGATTTATAACGTGAACCTTTTGGTCCTTATCCTTAGCCACAGGCTAACTGAGCAGCTATACGTCTTTGAAAATGCTGCTGACAAGTCGTTGCATCTGTATGAACAATCTCTTTTATATGAATTATGTTATATGGTTCACACAGGAGATATTTTTACACAAAATTTAGACTTTTACCATTCTTATAGTGTATTTTACTGACTACAGgataatttcttaaaaaactgtttttacatCATTGTATTACTGTATTTCGCTTGAGAGAAGGATCTAACTTCTCCAAACACTGGTTAGATATGCCTGCACCTTATACAATACAACTATAGTACATATGACAAAGACCTGGCTCGTTTCCTTGGCCCTGGTATGTCTCAGGTACAAGTTTAGATCGGTTAACAACACAGCGACACCTGATTGTGTTACATGTAACCAATCCACCCACAGAGGTGTCAGAAACCAGATCCTTTATTGGCTTCCACAGCGATGAACAGCACATCGAGAAAGAACAGCACATCATGTGTGAAACCAGAGAGGTGAGAAGGCAGCTAGATGAGGGTTCATGAGAGAAGCACAAGTTTTACTCTGAGGTGCAGAATGGTGGttagatttaaaatatttagtttgatcTTTTCTGGGACAATGAGAATGTTCGGTCGTTTGAATTGAATGGTTACAAACTGATACTAGAACAAAATACAGGGGTTTAAACTTgcaatttatttttgtatcacattcatatatatatattttgcattTCTCCACAGACGGTAACTTTTAACCCCGGCCAAGATTTTGACAGTAACTCAAACACATAATATCAACAGTTTCCTTTTCTAACTTCCACTTTAAACTTAGTGGTTTTTTTTGACTGGATGAAACTGCAATACTATTACCACAGTCTTTTTTCATTTAGCCTTAATTCCTATTAgtgccttttgtgtttttttcttcttatcttataaatgaatgaattgtGAAGGATTGAGCAGGTAAATTAattaacaaataattaaatttagTTGGGCTCAGAGTTTTCTCAATTAATACTATCTTTTAAAATAGGAAGAGCTAATGTCATCACAGGATTAGAATAAATAGAAAAACCAAGAAAGCAGAAGCTAAATTATCTCTaagcagacagagaaacagacagatagatagatagatagatagatagatagatagatagatagatagatagatagatagatagatagatagatagatagatagatagacagacagacagacagacagacagacagacagacagacagacagacagacagacagaaagatagatagatagatagatagatagatagatagatagatagatagatagatagatagatagatagatagatagatagatagatagatagatagatagatagatagatagatagatagatagagatagagagagagatagagagatatatagatagatagatagttagatagatagatagatagatagatagatagatagatagatagatagatagatagatagatagatagatagatagatagatagatagatagatagatagatagatagatagattgattgattgccggatagatagatagatagatagatagatagatagatagatagatagatagatagatagatagatagatagatagatagatagatagatagatagatagatagatagatagatagatagatagatagatagatagatagatagatagatagatagatattaatCAAAAGGATAAGTAGGctatacaattttatattattattattatcattatcattattattattatttatagtaGTTGTGATAGTGGTATAAGCAAATTCATAAGGAGTAGATTTAGGCTACACACTCATATGAAATGGAAGTACATGAGTAAACTGCAGTACAGCAGTGTAGTAGCCCACAtgtacctgtctctcacctgaaGCCAGCTGCATCCACGCACAGATCTTGTAGACGTTCCCCGCGTTGCaaaagaagaagaggctgaAACAGACCATGGTGcccaccaccagcagcatgGAGGTGCCCACGAAGAACATGGCGGTCCTGAAGGCAGGCGAGGGGATGGAGGCGAAGTCCAGCATGCTGCCTTTACATATGAGCTCCGACGTGAGCGCGTTGCCGATGCAGTAGTGGAAGAGGCCGAAGTATCCGGCCTGCGGCGTGTTGACGCTGTCCCCGATCCAGAAGGGCTGGATGAACACCACCACCGTGATGATGACGAAGCAGATGGTGAACACTGCCCACATGACGCCGATGGCCCGGGAGTTCCTCACGTAGTTGGTGTGGTAGATCTTTGCCGCTTCCTGCGCTGGAAGAAGATCCAtgtcagcagagaggagaagaaaagctcAAAGAAAAAGTTGGAATCTGATCCTGCAGCTCTTAAAAAACTCTCCCAGAGTGTCTGATTATCTCTCCTGTAATAAACCTACACGTCCAGAGACTTCACAccaccacaacacacagacacacacctgctgtggcagcttcacactcacagacctCAGGGTTCAGCACCCTGGACAGCAACTCACTAATTCATGACGTGTTCTGACGTCACACTCAGACAGGTGCAGTGTGGGCAAACAAACTTTTTACTAGGACGCTGGAAAGTAAGTAAAtactttgaacttttatttactTCTAGGTAAAGGTAAATTTGAATGGATGGCTTTTAAGTGGTAAAAGCAttaataaagttttctttaagtTATACCTATTAATAATCAGTTTATAACAGTTTTCTGGTCCAGGTCACTTTACTGCTGTTGTTGTATTTTGGTAACTGCACTGGGTCTAGTCTTAAATGGTCTCACATCGCACAGTGGTATTTAGTGAACCCATGGATATTGATTCTGATAGTTTGCTGAAGGTTTTATGGCTGATGCTCAGGAagctttaaataaagtttgctGATATTAAACTCAATGTGGTGCCAGGTAAGTCCTCATATTGGAGCCCTGCTTATCTGAAAGCCTGCTCCCAGCGACGGGAACGCAATAATAGATTTTATTCTGataagtaaagtaaaaataaaatgaaatcccATGGATAGATTATGGCTTTTGACCGTTGGGAGATAAGACGCTTCCCGGTGCACTAACCAACAATTGGCCCACAGGTCTGTTTTTAGCTCAGGGACATATGTGACAAAActaacaataaacacacagctAGCTTcagacgcacacgcacacgcacacgcacacgcacacgcacacgcacacacacacacacacacacacacacacctctgcacgCTGTATTCAACACTAGAAGTAAAACACAACTAATGTCatcaatacatatatacagGCCCAGACCTATGAGTCTTAATACAGTTATTAATAAAGTATTCTAAATAATTTTCTTTGTATATAACATTTTAGTCTGAAGTAGTACTTATCATGTTTTGAAGCCCCACCCTCTCATTTATCAGTATAAATCagtgatttttgttgttgttgtaaatcATTTAAACAACATTGGCATTAACCTTGAAACCACAACAGCACACATTGTTTCACTCCATGCATTTCACTCCATTCTTAATGCCATCATTATCAATGATCATTGACAACCCTGCCTCCAGGCTGACAGGGGCAGCCGGACAGAGCGTGCCACCATCTGTGCCTGTCTCCCTTGGGGGAGAGTCAGAGTCGGTaacaaggagctggaggaccTCCTACATGACATGATGCCATGTTGTGGAGAAACGAGGTCCAGGGATGAGTGGTTGTCCTGCTTCTCCACGGGAATGATGTCTGTCGGCTTCCTGCAGCTCCCGAGGAAACAATCAGCTGCTGGGTCGAGGgggtagaaagagagagagaccaccaGCTCTGGAAgttgaaagagagagggatgagatgGAGAGGAGACGTCAGAGTATAGATGAAAAAACACTAATCAGGAGCATTTTGTGGAGAGAAGAATGTGGGGGACGCTGCTTCTGAATGCTGCTCTAATGAGGTGTAATCCCTGAGACGTGTGACAGCTTCTCAATCGGCTGACTGTCTTGTTAGGATTTCACCGAGAATCTTAGTTTCTTCAGTGAGACGAGGAGATGTGCGGATGGAAACAAcacctccccacacacacacacacaaatatacctTTAAACCTATAAAGCTGTGTtgataatgaaaaaataacaaatataatgTTTACGGGCTGGAAAAAGGCAAACACGTCCCTGTTTACAGCTGGTGGCAGATATTGCAGTGATTGGACAGAAGAGcccagagaggtggaggtgcaCATCTTGATAATTGCCTGTCTTGGACATCACACACATATCTCATCTGTAGAAGAAGCTGCATTTTTGCTGGCGTGGTTGGTGGGATAGTTATAGTTACAGGTGACCTATTCTTTAATTAGATGTCCTATAGATTAATGTGCTGCCATTTGGGGGTAATTGATAGAGTCCTAATTGCCCAAAATAAGCTTTTGTTGGAGACTGTTAAAAAATACTGCCCTCGCCATAAATTAAGGTTACAATAGCGTGAAGTAATCTCTGTTCTTTCAATAACTTGCAGGTCGAAAAGAAGCCAAAATTGGGAAAAAGCAGCTTCCATCATTGCTTTCATTTGACACAAAAGGAAACTAATTAAAGCGCTAATGTACTTCCTAGTTGTTGAACTGCTAAATTGATTTCATCGTGAGCCTAGAGGAATTAAGAAAAATTCTAttcacataataaaaaaataaagagcatTGTGTATTTTGAGTTGAatcttgttgttattgtttgggTGCATTTGTATTATTACCTTACACTCCAGCTcaaccctttctctctctccctctctgaatTGAGAGAACTGCTTTAGTGGatgaattttatatttattcattagaaaattcttcttcttcttatgaccttcctttatttatttgacatccAATTAGAGTCCCTTGTTTTAATATCTTTGTtggtaaatatttaattattccATTAATCATCGCAGCAGCACTTATCTTcttgtttgtgtgggttttaaTTGACATCCTTGTTAAGAAGGTGGAAATGCTTTAACAAACAAAGATGACTTTTGCTTAATGGCATCATAATGCAAGACTGAATGATTGGTTGTGACATGTACGGCATTACTATCTGTACAGGCTGTGTGGTTTATGTCTTACCATTAATGTGAGtgaatgtatatttttaatgtGCTTTCATACTGTTTATGTTTCTCTTctacacattacatttttttattat encodes:
- the lhfpl5b gene encoding LHFPL tetraspan subfamily member 5b, which codes for MDLLPAQEAAKIYHTNYVRNSRAIGVMWAVFTICFVIITVVVFIQPFWIGDSVNTPQAGYFGLFHYCIGNALTSELICKGSMLDFASIPSPAFRTAMFFVGTSMLLVVGTMVCFSLFFFCNAGNVYKICAWMQLASAVLMVMGCMIYPDGWDSPEVKRMCGQRTDKYSLGNCTVRWAYILAIISILDALLLAFLSFTLGNRQDKLLPDDFDMDGAGELLQNW